The genomic region TGACGGGTGGTGTCATTCTGAGCGCAGCGAAGAATCCAGTGAAACGTACAAAATACGCCTGCGGCTAGCTGCTTCGGCTGCCGCCTCAGCATGACATTGAACTTGTCATCAGTTAATTTTTACCACCACCAAAAAACTTGGTGATCTTCGTGGTTTCATACATCTTTTTGGTTCCGGCTTGACCGGATTAGGGTTTACCCAATCGTTGAAGAACACTCGCCCGAATCGCTGCGGCGACAAACTCCGGAGATTGGCTGGCATCAATGACGACCCAGCGCTGTGGTTCTTCCTGCGCCAGTTGATGATACCCAGCCCGCACGCGGCGGTGAAAGTCTACCGCATAAGCATCCAGCCGGTTCCATTCTTCGCCCTGTTTGCGGCCCAGGCCAGCTTCTACGTCAATGTCCAGCAGCAGTGTCAAATCAGGTTTTAACCCCTCGGTGGCATATCTCACCAAAAGGCGCACATCATCCAAATTTTGCTGATGTCCGTAGCCCTGATAGGCAATTGTCGAATCAGCATAGCGGTCGCAGAGTACAATGCCGCCCGCGGCTAAATGGGGGCGAATGATTTGCTCAACAATTTGTGCTCGCGCCGCCTGATATAGCAGCGTTTCAGTACGCGGGTGCATGGCCGTGTTTTTAAGGTCATGAATCACAGCCCGGATTTGCTCGCCAATTTCGGTGCCGCCCGGCTCGCGCGTCGTCAGTACCGCGTGGCCTTGCGCCTGCAAAAATTCGGCTAATGCTGGAATCTGGGTTGATTTTCCGCTGCCCTCGGGACCTTCAAAAGTAATAAACATCGTCTACTCCCGATAAATCCGCACCCGGCGATAGGGTTCCTTGCCATGCGAATACGAAGTTAATTTATTTTGTTCTGCCATCTGGTGCTGCAAACGCCGGATATACGACGAAGCTGGATCCAACTCCACCCAGCGCTCGCCATTCAACACTGCCCGAATAGCTTGTTGCGCGCGTTGCAGCGCTTCTTCGTCATCAGGTTTCATTGACCCAGTGGGTTTCAGGTTGAACAGGCCGCTTAAAAAGCGCATCAATTGCGTGCGCGTGTCGGAGCGCAACACATAAATCGGAATGCCCAAAGTTTCCGCTTCGACGATGGCCTGGTTGCGTTTGCGGAAATGATGCCGTAACGTAACAACAGCCTGTGCTTCGTGCAGTTCGGTTTCGGTTTGGATGGGGACATTTAACTGCCGTGCCGCCTGACGCAAACGATTGCGGGCCACACCATAGGAATACAGACGGACTTCCTGACGTGGCTCGGTGGTGGTCAACTCAAGCTGGGGGTAGTAATCCTCCTCCTCAGGCGGTTCTTCGTCCCAGTGATTATTCTCATGGCGGCGTTTCATGCCCCCGGCAGTTTGATACGATTTGGGCGCCGGAGTGCCTTTCTTAATATGAATTTCGCCATTTTCGTCCTGGTATCGAATCTCCGGTTCTTGGGGATGAGTGCGCAACAGCGAGTCGACCGCCGTGGCAACATCCAGGTGAATTGCCAGCCGGTCGCGGGTTTGAATCTCGATGAGTACATCAAAGGTAGGCGGCGAGCGGCGTTCAAGTACGGTTTTTTGCGTGCCGCGACGGCGGGCCTCCTCATCAGAGAGCGTCACCGATTCGATTCCGCCGATCAGGTCTGAGAGCGTCGGGTTCAGTAACAGATTTTCGAGTGTATTCCCATGGGCGGTTCCGATCAACTGCACGCCGCGTTCGGCGATCGTGCGGGCGGCCAGGGCTTCCAACTCGCGGCCAATTTCATCGATCACAATCACCTCAGGGTTGTGATTCTCCACCGCTTCGATCATCACCTCATGCTGGAGCGAGGGTTTGGCAACCTGCATCCGGCGGGCGCGCCCCACCGCGGGGTGCGGCACATCGCCATCGCCGCCGATCTCATTGGAGGTATCCACAATCACCACGCGCCGGGTATCGGCCAAAATGCGGGCAGCTTCGCGCAGCATGGTGGTTTTGCCCACCCCGGGGCGGCCTAAAATGAGCAGGCTTTTGTTGTCTTCGATCAGGTCTTTGATGATCTCAGTGGTGCCGTATACCGAGCGCCCTACGCGGCAGGTCAGGCCGACGATGTCGCCGCGGCGATTGCGGATCGCCGAGATGCGATGCAGCGTGCGCTCCAGCCCGGCGCGGTTGTCGTCGTCGAATTGGCTGATGCGCTCGTCCACATAATCAATATCGGCGCGGCTGACTTCACTTTCGGCCAGCACGATTTCATCGGAGACAAAACGCGCCGTAGGCACGCGCCCCAGATCGAGCACGATTTCCAATAGATTGCTGTTATCGTCCGCAGCAAGAATGGCCTGAGAGATATATGGCGGGAGAACACTGAGTAGCCCATCCAGATTATCGGTAATATGTTTTTGCTCTATTTCGGGTTGCATATCATTAACCATGCCGCTTTGAATGTGCCAGTGGCGCTGGGGTTTCGGGTTGTCCTTCAAAGTTTGGGCGTTTAAAGGTTTCGCGTGCCCGGTGATGAACAGCCAAATGTTTTACCATGACGGTTTGCTCGGGGCCAGGGGTGCTGCCGAATTCGTACAACGCTGGCTCCAAGTGGGGTTGGTAGGCGCGAATGCATAAGTGGATAGGGCGCGTCTGGCGATTGGGGATCGCTTGCAATAATTCGAGCAAGATTTGTTTCGCATTTGTTATATCGAGGTGGACCACAGGTTTTATCCACGTACCGTGTCGTCCGTTGCGGATATGTGCGTAGCCGCGTACTTGTCCTGCCTGGGTATAGATTAGTCCTGGCGCAGATGTGGTTGCAACCGGCTCCACGTTAAAAATATATTCAGGGATTATTTGACGGCAAAATGCTTGAATAGCGTATTGGTCGCCAGCGTGGGCAAACCGCCATCCGGTTGATGATGTAGCCTCAGTTGGGCTGGCATCCACAACCCAGATGTGTTGGCGCGTATAAGCATTAAAACCGGCTTGCCGCATGGTTTCAAAGAGCGGCGTGGTGGCATCCATTTCGGCGAGCATGTGGAAAGCGCCATATTCCCCGGATTGTTTTGCCAGTTGGTCGAGTAGTTTTGCTGCGCAGGGTGTTGAGAGCGCTTCGGCGGGGGTTAGAAATCCGATTGTCGCCGAGGGAAAGCCCACCGGCTGATGACTGATGCCGATCAGTGGGGGAATCTTTTCACTTTGGCAAACCCAGGCGCGAAACCCGGCCAGCGCTGTCATTCCCCCCAGCAGCAGCGCCGGATGCAGTGTGCCGTGTGTAGCTGCCAGAGAGCTATCCAGATAGATACTCTGGCCGCGATAACGGTGCAAAGTTGGGAGATCGCGCCAGCCGAAGGGTCGTAGAAGCATATTATTGGGTTGCTGCCATCTCGACAAAGTATCGGTGGAAGCGGTCATCCGGGGTGAGTTCAGGGTGAAAAACAGTTGCCAGCCAATTTTGTTGGCGCGCAGCAACAATGCGGCCATCGGGCAGCGCAGCAAGGATTTCAGCATCCGCCTGTACGGATTCAATTAATGGGGCGCGGATGAAGATGGCCTGATACGGCGCGTCGTTTTCTGAAACGGATTTGAGAGCGGGCACGTCAAGGCCGATCTCGAAGCTGTCCACCTGCCGACCGAAGGCATTCCGCTCAACGGTGATATCCATCAGTTCGAGCAGGGGCTGCTCCCGGTGGGCATCCTTAGCGAGGAAGATCGCCCCGGCGCAGGTGCCCCAGATGGCTTTCTCGCGCCCAAAGGCGCGTAGCGGATCCATTAATTTGTACGCAATTGCCAATTTGCCAATTGTGGTCGATTCGCCACCGGGGATGATCAGACCATCGAGATCATCCAGATGTTGCGGCAGGCGCACTTCGCGCGCATCTACGCCGATATTTTTGAGCGTAATAATATGTTCGGCAAAATCGCCTTGTAGAGCTAATACACCAATGTTCATAGTTTGACAAGAGACTGGGGACGGGAGACTGGTGCTGGCTCTTTCTGTCCGCGATCTCCCGTCTTTGGTCTTAATTTACCATCCGCGTTGAGCAATCAGATCGGCTTCGGGAATATCCGATACCTGCCGTCCGACCATCGGTTCGCCCAGATTGCGGCTGACTTCGGCGAGGATCGCAGGATTATTGAAGTGTGTCGTGGCTTTGACAATCGCCTCCGCGCGCTTGGCCGGATCGCCGGATTTGAAGATACCCGAACCAACGAAGACTCCATCGACGCCGAGCTGCATCATCAGGGCGGCATCGGCTGGGGTCGCAATGCCACCGGCAGCAAAGTTAACCACTGGCAGGCGGCCAAGTTCTTTGACTTCTTTGACCAGTTCGTAGGGCGCGCCGATATTTTTGGCGTAGCTCATCAACTCTTCATCGAGCATATTTTGCAGGCGACGAATTTCACCCAAAACAGTACGGGCATGGCGTACTGCTTCTACCACGTCGCCGGTTCCGGCCTCACCTTTGGTGCGGATCATGGCCGCGCCTTCACCGATGCGGCGCAAGGCTTCGCCCAGGTTGCGGCAGCCGCAGACAAAGGGAATCTTGAAGTCGTGTTTATTGATATGGTGCGCCACATCGGCAGGCGTGAGCACTTCGGATTCGTCTATATAATCCACGCCCAGCGATTCCAGAATTTGGGCTTCAACAAAGTGACCAATACGAGCTTTCGCCATCACCGGGATTGAAACCGCATCCATGATTTTTAGGATCATTTCGGGATCGCTCATGCGGGCTACGCCGCCATCTGCACGGATATCGGCGGGTACGCGTTCAAGGGCCATCACCGCGACGGCGCCCGCGTCTTCGGCGATACGGGCATGTTCGGCGTTAACCACATCCATAATTACCCCGCCTTTGAGCATTTGGGCCAAACCCTTCTTTACTGCGAAGGTACCAACTTGTTTTTCCATCTTTCTTCCTTTTTCCT from Chloroflexota bacterium harbors:
- a CDS encoding dTMP kinase, translated to MFITFEGPEGSGKSTQIPALAEFLQAQGHAVLTTREPGGTEIGEQIRAVIHDLKNTAMHPRTETLLYQAARAQIVEQIIRPHLAAGGIVLCDRYADSTIAYQGYGHQQNLDDVRLLVRYATEGLKPDLTLLLDIDVEAGLGRKQGEEWNRLDAYAVDFHRRVRAGYHQLAQEEPQRWVVIDASQSPEFVAAAIRASVLQRLGKP
- a CDS encoding AAA family ATPase, with translation MVNDMQPEIEQKHITDNLDGLLSVLPPYISQAILAADDNSNLLEIVLDLGRVPTARFVSDEIVLAESEVSRADIDYVDERISQFDDDNRAGLERTLHRISAIRNRRGDIVGLTCRVGRSVYGTTEIIKDLIEDNKSLLILGRPGVGKTTMLREAARILADTRRVVIVDTSNEIGGDGDVPHPAVGRARRMQVAKPSLQHEVMIEAVENHNPEVIVIDEIGRELEALAARTIAERGVQLIGTAHGNTLENLLLNPTLSDLIGGIESVTLSDEEARRRGTQKTVLERRSPPTFDVLIEIQTRDRLAIHLDVATAVDSLLRTHPQEPEIRYQDENGEIHIKKGTPAPKSYQTAGGMKRRHENNHWDEEPPEEEDYYPQLELTTTEPRQEVRLYSYGVARNRLRQAARQLNVPIQTETELHEAQAVVTLRHHFRKRNQAIVEAETLGIPIYVLRSDTRTQLMRFLSGLFNLKPTGSMKPDDEEALQRAQQAIRAVLNGERWVELDPASSYIRRLQHQMAEQNKLTSYSHGKEPYRRVRIYRE
- the pdxT gene encoding pyridoxal 5'-phosphate synthase glutaminase subunit PdxT, giving the protein MNIGVLALQGDFAEHIITLKNIGVDAREVRLPQHLDDLDGLIIPGGESTTIGKLAIAYKLMDPLRAFGREKAIWGTCAGAIFLAKDAHREQPLLELMDITVERNAFGRQVDSFEIGLDVPALKSVSENDAPYQAIFIRAPLIESVQADAEILAALPDGRIVAARQQNWLATVFHPELTPDDRFHRYFVEMAATQ
- the pdxS gene encoding pyridoxal 5'-phosphate synthase lyase subunit PdxS, with protein sequence MEKQVGTFAVKKGLAQMLKGGVIMDVVNAEHARIAEDAGAVAVMALERVPADIRADGGVARMSDPEMILKIMDAVSIPVMAKARIGHFVEAQILESLGVDYIDESEVLTPADVAHHINKHDFKIPFVCGCRNLGEALRRIGEGAAMIRTKGEAGTGDVVEAVRHARTVLGEIRRLQNMLDEELMSYAKNIGAPYELVKEVKELGRLPVVNFAAGGIATPADAALMMQLGVDGVFVGSGIFKSGDPAKRAEAIVKATTHFNNPAILAEVSRNLGEPMVGRQVSDIPEADLIAQRGW